From a region of the Lactuca sativa cultivar Salinas chromosome 4, Lsat_Salinas_v11, whole genome shotgun sequence genome:
- the LOC111878549 gene encoding very-long-chain aldehyde decarbonylase CER1: protein MATTPGFLTDWPWKPLRSFKYVVWAPWVVKSTYDFFTSDAKDRDYGLMLIFPFMLFRMLNNQFWISLSRYKTAKGKNRIVDKTIEFDQVDRERDWDDQIIFNGLLYYIGFYSLDESKQLPLWRLDGVIIVTLLHMGVVEFLYYWLHRALHHHYLYNRYHSHHHSSIVTEPITSVIHPFGEHIAYFTLFAIPLLTVTLTKTGSIVAFAGYVTYIDVMNNMGHCNFELIPKIAFSIFPPLKYLMYTPTYHSLHHTQFRTNYSLFMPFYDYVYGTLDKSTDTLHEKSLKQEDEAPNVVHLTHLTTPESIYHIRLGFASVASKPYTSPKWYLLMLWPVTMISMLITWIYGKTFVVERNVFKNLIMQTWAIPKYKIQYFMEWHRESINELIENAILEADVKGAKVVTLGLLNQAEELNGSGELFIRRNPKLKVKLVDGSSLAVAVVLNSIPKGTTQVVIRGNFNKVAYSLVLALCHKGIQVSISRSHNYQRLKSELELSGDQDKLITSRSCSQKVWLVGDGLSKEEELKASKGTLIIPYSQFPPKRVNKDCFYYTTPAMLTAKHLENVDSCENWLPRRVMSAWRIAGILHGLEGWNVNECGNEMFNIDKIWQASLLHGFTPLTTSFN from the exons ATGGCTACAACTCCGGGATTTCTCACTGACTGGCCTTGGAAACCACTTAGAAGTTTCAAG TATGTGGTATGGGCACCATGGGTGGTGAAGAGTACATATGATTTCTTCACATCGGATGCAAAAGATAGAGATTATGGCCTTATGTTGATCTTTCCCTTCATGTTGTTCCGAATGCTCAACAATCAGTTTTGGATTTCACTCTCTCGTTACAAAACCGCCAAAGGCAAAAACAGAATTGTTGACAAGACCATTGAGTTTGACCAAGTCGACCGCGAAAGAGATTG GGATGATCAAATAATATTCAACGGATTATTGTACTATATCGGATTTTATTCATTAGATGAATCCAAACAATTGCCactttggagattagatggagtGATCATTGTAACTTTGCTACACATGGGAGTCGTAGAGTTTCTTTATTACTGGCTTCATAGAGCCCTCCACCACCATTACCTCTACAATCGCTATCATTCTCACCATCATTCTTCAATCGTCACCGAAccaatcacat CTGTGATTCATCCATTTGGTGAGCACATTGCCTACTTTACGCTGTTTGCAATACCATTGCTGACCGTGACCCTAACCAAGACTGGGTCCATTGTTGCATTCGCTGGCTATGTTACCTACATTGATGTGATGAACAACATGGGCCATTGCAACTTTGAGCTAATCCCCAAAATAGCCTTCTCAATCTTCCCCCCTCTCAAATACCTCATGTACACCCCTAC GTATCATTCTTTGCATCATACTCAATTCAGAACCAATTATTCCCTGTTCATGCCATTCTACGACTATGTCTATGGCACACTCGACAAATCTACAGACACATTGCACGAAAAATCACTTAAGCAAGAAGATGAGGCACCAAATGTGGTACATTTAACACATCTAACAACTCCAGAATCCATCTACCACATAAGGCTTGGGTTTGCGTCGGTTGCTTCTAAGCCATACACATCTCCCAAATGGTACTTGCTCATGCTATGGCCTGTCACGATGATATCAATGCTAATTACTTGGATTTATGGCAAAACCTTCGTAGTTGaaagaaatgtttttaaaaatctcataatgcaAACGTGGGCCATAccaaaatacaagatacaa TATTTCATGGAATGGCATAGAGAGAGTATcaatgaattgattgaaaatgcgATACTGGAAGCCGACGTAAAAGGGGCCAAAGTTGTAACTCTAGGTCTACTCAATCag GCGGAGGAGTTGAATGGAAGTGGGGAGTTATTCATAAGGAGAAATCCGAAACTAAAAGTGAAGCTGGTGGATGGTAGTAGCCTAGCAGTTGCTGTGGTTCTCAATAGCATACCCAAAGGCACCACTCAAGTTGTTATTAGGGGCAACTTCAATAAGGTTGCTTATTCCCTTGTCCTAGCTCTATGCCACAAGGGTATTCAG GTTTCAATATCTCGATCCCACAACTATCAACGACTTAAATCAGAGCTTGAATTGTCCGGTGATCAAGATAAATTGATTACTTCGAGAAGTTGCTCACAAAAA GTGTGGTTGGTGGGAGATGGGCTAAGCAAAGAAGAAGAGTTAAAGGCATCAAAGGGAACCCTAATCATCCCTTACTCTCAATTCCCTCCAAAGAGAGTGAACAAAGATTGTTTTTATTATACTACCCCTGCCATGTTAACTGCCAAACATCTTGAGAATGTTGACTCTTGTGAG AATTGGTTGCCAAGAAGGGTGATGAGTGCATGGAGAATCGCTGGAATATTACATGGCTTAGAAGGATGGAATGTGAATGAATGTGGGAATGAGATGTTCAACATTGATAAAATTTGGCAAGCAAGTCTTCTACATGGCTTTACTCCTCTGACCACATCATTTAATTAA